The Chryseobacterium suipulveris genome window below encodes:
- a CDS encoding DoxX family protein — translation MNTKFAFFILKLPMAMSMLGHGLVRLPKLNSFAEGMAEQFKDSMLPDFLVLPFGYLLQLVELVIGILLLTNWQTKNTIYAGLLTMALLIFGSSMIENWGAITAQLVHAIYFAVMFYFLTKNELATHPA, via the coding sequence ATGAATACAAAATTTGCTTTTTTCATTCTGAAACTTCCCATGGCAATGAGCATGTTGGGACATGGCCTGGTTCGGTTGCCAAAGCTTAATTCCTTTGCTGAAGGAATGGCTGAACAGTTCAAGGATTCAATGCTTCCCGATTTTCTGGTGCTGCCTTTCGGTTATTTGCTTCAGCTGGTCGAGTTGGTCATCGGAATTCTTTTGCTGACCAATTGGCAAACCAAAAACACGATTTACGCAGGTTTGCTTACGATGGCATTGCTGATTTTCGGAAGTTCGATGATTGAGAATTGGGGAGCGATTACCGCACAGTTGGTTCATGCGATTTACTTCGCAGTTATGTTTTATTTTTTGACAAAAAATGAATTAGCAACTCATCCAGCGTGA
- a CDS encoding DUF1569 domain-containing protein, which translates to MENVFDAKTAQNYIDRINKLTPETQRKWGKMSADQVLAHLNVAYSFIFEPEKMKKPSFIAKFLLSRFVKPKIVNDKPYKQNLPTSPVFIIGDQRNFEEEKKKLIGNIQRVQQLGKEAFDGKENLSFGVMTSREWNNMLAKHLNHHLDQFGV; encoded by the coding sequence ATGGAAAATGTTTTCGATGCAAAAACCGCTCAGAACTACATCGACAGAATCAACAAACTCACTCCCGAAACCCAGCGAAAGTGGGGGAAAATGTCCGCAGATCAGGTTTTAGCCCACCTCAATGTAGCGTACTCCTTTATCTTCGAACCTGAAAAAATGAAGAAGCCGAGCTTTATCGCCAAATTCCTGTTGTCGCGTTTTGTGAAACCAAAAATCGTGAACGACAAACCTTATAAGCAAAATCTACCGACAAGTCCGGTTTTCATAATCGGTGACCAAAGAAATTTTGAGGAAGAAAAGAAAAAACTGATCGGAAACATTCAGCGTGTGCAACAACTTGGGAAAGAAGCTTTCGATGGGAAGGAGAATTTGAGTTTCGGAGTGATGACTTCCCGGGAATGGAACAATATGCTCGCAAAACATCTCAACCACCACCTCGATCAGTTCGGCGTGTAG
- a CDS encoding VOC family protein, with protein sequence MAQVNAYLTFNGNCEEAFNFYKSVFGGEFPFIGRFGDMPPSEHGKQISEEDKNKIMHVTLPISQETVLMGSDTGGEWASNFNVGNNISLSINTDSKEEADRLFNGLSEGGKVTMPLAETFWGAYFGMWTDKFGINWMVNYDDPAKMQH encoded by the coding sequence ATGGCACAAGTAAATGCTTACCTCACTTTCAACGGCAACTGCGAAGAGGCGTTCAACTTCTACAAATCCGTTTTCGGCGGCGAATTCCCGTTTATCGGCAGATTCGGCGATATGCCTCCTTCCGAACATGGCAAACAGATTTCCGAAGAAGACAAAAACAAAATCATGCACGTAACGCTCCCGATTTCCCAGGAAACCGTATTGATGGGTTCCGACACCGGCGGCGAATGGGCATCCAATTTCAATGTGGGAAACAACATTTCGCTTTCCATCAACACCGACTCCAAAGAAGAGGCAGATCGCCTGTTCAACGGACTTTCCGAAGGTGGCAAAGTGACGATGCCGCTTGCTGAAACATTTTGGGGTGCCTACTTCGGAATGTGGACCGACAAATTCGGCATCAACTGGATGGTGAATTACGACGATCCCGCGAAAATGCAGCACTGA
- a CDS encoding DUF1801 domain-containing protein, which translates to MSENKTKPTEISVEEFIRNSDPNKVEDSFELVMIMEKLSGEKATMWGPSIIGFGNYHYKYESGREGEMCRIGFSPRKSAFSLYVLHCDDSENELISQLGKIKMAKGSCIYFKKLADLNTEVLEQLIVQSLKKTKELYG; encoded by the coding sequence ATGTCAGAAAACAAAACCAAACCCACCGAAATCAGCGTCGAGGAATTCATCAGAAATTCTGATCCAAACAAGGTCGAGGATTCTTTCGAACTCGTGATGATCATGGAGAAGCTTTCAGGCGAGAAAGCCACGATGTGGGGCCCTTCGATAATCGGTTTCGGGAACTACCACTACAAATATGAAAGTGGGAGAGAAGGCGAGATGTGCAGGATTGGTTTCTCGCCACGCAAATCTGCATTTTCCCTTTACGTGCTTCATTGCGACGATTCCGAAAACGAGCTGATTTCCCAACTCGGCAAAATCAAAATGGCAAAAGGTTCATGCATCTACTTCAAAAAACTCGCTGATCTGAACACCGAAGTTCTTGAACAACTCATTGTTCAGTCGCTGAAAAAAACTAAGGAACTTTACGGGTAA
- a CDS encoding T9SS type A sorting domain-containing protein, translated as MKRKRFSQLYNSEGRLISSGSLNSGNSRINASHLKNGMYILQLKNAQGNSVKSKLLK; from the coding sequence GTGAAACGAAAAAGGTTCTCCCAACTGTATAACAGTGAAGGAAGACTGATTTCTTCTGGTAGCTTGAATTCTGGAAACAGCAGAATCAATGCTTCTCATTTGAAGAACGGAATGTATATTTTGCAACTTAAAAACGCGCAGGGAAATAGCGTGAAGAGTAAGTTGTTGAAGTAA
- a CDS encoding winged helix-turn-helix transcriptional regulator, which produces MITFRSNCPLARSLDILGDKWTLLILRDISAFGKTTFKELSQMKEKIATNTLSDRLEKLTSEGMLTKTRSSRNKLVFHYNITEKGLELLPVVQDFINWSMKYLYEENEMEDLQKLMATVKIN; this is translated from the coding sequence ATGATAACATTCCGTTCAAATTGCCCTTTAGCGAGAAGTCTCGATATTTTGGGTGACAAGTGGACACTATTAATTTTGCGCGATATTTCGGCGTTCGGGAAAACAACTTTTAAAGAACTCTCCCAAATGAAGGAAAAAATCGCGACCAACACCCTATCTGACCGACTGGAAAAATTAACTTCCGAAGGGATGCTCACCAAAACCAGAAGCAGTAGAAACAAACTGGTTTTCCACTACAACATTACTGAAAAAGGGCTCGAATTGCTCCCGGTAGTTCAAGATTTTATCAACTGGTCGATGAAATACCTCTACGAAGAAAACGAAATGGAGGATTTGCAGAAGTTGATGGCAACCGTGAAGATTAATTAA
- a CDS encoding acetyl-CoA C-acyltransferase: MSKNAYIIDGTRSAIGNFKGSLAAVRTDDLIASVIKSLVEKNPDLPLDKIDDVIIGCANQAGEDNRNVARMALLLAGLPVTVPGETVNRLCASGMSAIAQASRAIKSNEGDLFIAGGVEGMTRGPYAISKAENGFDTTQKMYDSSFGWRFINPEMERMYGTEAMGKTAENLAEIYKISREEQDEFALNSQMKAKKAQESGRLAEEISDIVIPQRKGEPIVVNQDEFIKPNTSMEVLGKLRAAFVKENGTVTAGNASGLNDGAAAVIIASDEAVKNYNLKPLAKIVTSAVTGTEPRIMGIGPVEATKLALKRANLTLEDIEIIELNEAFAAQSIACLKELGIANDDPRVNVNGGAIALGHPLGMSGTRITYSGALELQKTGKKYALCTMCIGVGQGYAVILENVSK; encoded by the coding sequence ATGAGCAAAAACGCATACATTATCGACGGAACACGTTCTGCAATCGGCAATTTCAAAGGAAGTCTTGCCGCTGTGAGAACGGATGATTTAATTGCATCTGTAATTAAAAGTCTTGTAGAAAAAAATCCGGATTTACCTTTAGATAAAATCGATGATGTTATCATTGGATGCGCAAACCAAGCCGGTGAAGACAACCGAAATGTTGCGAGAATGGCACTTTTGCTTGCCGGACTTCCCGTAACTGTTCCGGGAGAAACAGTGAACAGACTTTGTGCTTCGGGAATGAGCGCGATTGCACAGGCATCAAGAGCAATTAAATCGAATGAAGGTGATTTGTTTATTGCAGGCGGTGTTGAAGGAATGACACGTGGACCTTACGCCATCTCAAAAGCGGAAAACGGTTTTGATACCACACAGAAAATGTATGATTCAAGTTTTGGATGGCGTTTCATCAATCCTGAAATGGAAAGAATGTACGGTACTGAAGCGATGGGAAAAACTGCCGAAAACTTGGCTGAAATTTATAAAATCTCAAGGGAAGAACAGGACGAATTTGCTCTGAATTCTCAGATGAAAGCTAAAAAAGCACAGGAAAGCGGAAGATTGGCAGAGGAGATTTCAGACATTGTTATTCCACAAAGAAAAGGTGAACCAATTGTTGTAAATCAGGATGAATTCATCAAACCGAATACTTCAATGGAAGTTTTGGGAAAACTGCGCGCTGCTTTCGTAAAAGAAAACGGCACGGTAACCGCGGGAAATGCATCGGGATTGAATGACGGTGCTGCTGCTGTAATCATCGCTTCCGACGAAGCTGTGAAAAATTATAACCTGAAACCTTTAGCAAAAATCGTAACTTCTGCAGTTACCGGAACCGAACCGAGAATTATGGGAATCGGACCTGTGGAAGCCACAAAATTAGCATTGAAAAGAGCGAATTTAACCCTCGAAGATATTGAAATTATTGAACTGAACGAAGCATTTGCGGCACAGTCCATCGCCTGTCTGAAAGAATTGGGAATTGCTAATGATGATCCGAGAGTAAATGTAAACGGTGGCGCCATCGCATTAGGTCATCCACTTGGAATGAGTGGAACGAGAATTACGTATTCTGGCGCTTTGGAACTTCAGAAAACCGGTAAGAAATATGCGCTTTGCACCATGTGTATCGGCGTTGGACAGGGATATGCTGTAATCCTTGAAAATGTATCCAAATAA
- a CDS encoding FUSC family protein encodes MDAARDFRSFIFSPIVIFVVRCLIGFSIGFFLMKQFPQYDFFWALLSIMLVISPEGKDSPRLTTERVKANLIGALSGFVVVFLPFSLFIKAIIAITVTAIICNAIKLLGVSRSAIVAVIIILIEKPDEGYLASIERFSFVLIGCLIGLIVVVTTGYMIRFVHKNWLKAEYKLKNLK; translated from the coding sequence ATGGATGCAGCAAGAGATTTCCGGAGTTTTATTTTTTCACCAATTGTCATTTTTGTTGTAAGATGCCTTATCGGATTTTCCATCGGTTTTTTTCTGATGAAACAGTTTCCGCAGTATGATTTCTTTTGGGCATTGCTTTCTATAATGTTGGTGATTTCGCCGGAAGGAAAAGATTCTCCGAGACTGACTACCGAACGTGTAAAAGCCAATCTGATTGGAGCATTGTCGGGTTTCGTCGTAGTTTTTTTGCCATTCAGCTTATTTATAAAAGCGATCATCGCAATTACGGTAACCGCAATAATATGCAACGCAATAAAACTACTTGGTGTATCACGAAGTGCCATTGTCGCAGTGATTATCATTCTTATTGAAAAACCGGACGAAGGTTATCTTGCCTCAATCGAAAGATTTTCTTTTGTACTGATTGGCTGTTTAATCGGACTGATCGTTGTAGTGACAACGGGTTACATGATACGCTTCGTGCACAAAAATTGGCTGAAAGCCGAATATAAACTAAAGAATTTGAAATAA